One segment of Carya illinoinensis cultivar Pawnee chromosome 13, C.illinoinensisPawnee_v1, whole genome shotgun sequence DNA contains the following:
- the LOC122292302 gene encoding glucan endo-1,3-beta-glucosidase 4-like, with product MVPEKWVQSLFLLIVGIFTHASGAFVGINIGTDVSNLPPTSDLVAILKAHQITHVRLYDADSHILKALSASGIEVMVGVLNEEILSIGESASAAATWINKNVAAYLPSTNITAIAVGSEVLTSIPNAAPVLVSAMNYLHKALVAANLNFQVKVSTPQSMDIIPRSFPPSTATFNSSWNSTIYQLLQFLKNTNSYYMLNAYPYYGYTKGDGIFPIDYALFRPLSSVKQIVDPNTLFHYDSMFDAMVDATYYSIEAFNFSGIPIVVTETGWPWFGGADEPDATVANAETFINNLIKRVLNNSGPPSQPRMPINSYIYELFNEDKRPGPASEETWGVLFANGSAVYPLQLSTSDRITENSSVVFCVVKPGADSDKLQDGLNWACGPGQANCTAIQSGQTCYYPDTIENHASYAYNDYYQKMRSVGGTCDFSGTAMTTTNDPSSGSCHFAGSSNSNTSTGGLSPPVAFGPTNPLDGSSSSMHSLRLQHLISAAFFALVLL from the exons ATGGTGCCCGAAAAATGGGTTCAGAGTCTGTTTTTACTCATTGTTGGCATTTTTACCCATGCATCAG GTGCATTCGTGGGGATAAACATTGGTACTGATGTTTCCAATCTGCCGCCAACCTCAGATCTTGTTGCGATTCTCAAGGCCCATCAAATTACTCACGTGCGCCTTTATGATGCTGATTCTCATATTCTGAAAGCCCTTTCTGCCAGTGGGATTGAAGTAATGGTTGGTGTCTTAAATGAGGAAATTTTAAGCATTGGAGAATCTGCCTCAGCAGCAGCTACCTGGATTAATAAAAATGTTGCAGCTTATTTGCCTTCAACCAATATTACGGCAATTGCCGTTGGCAGTGAGGTTCTTACCTCAATCCCAAATGCAGCCCCCGTCTTAGTTTCTGCCATGAATTACCTTCATAAAGCACTAGTCGCTGCAAACCTAAATTTTCAGGTCAAAGTTTCCACTCCCCAGTCCATGGATATAATCCCTAGATCTTTCCCTCCCTCCACCGCCACCTTCAATTCTTCATGGAACTCTACTATTTACCAACTCCTTCAGTTTTTAAAAAACACTAATTCCTATTACATGTTAAATGCCTATCCCTATTATGGATACACAAAAGGGGATGGGATTTTCCCAATTGATTATGCTCTTTTCCGACCACTTTCCTCAGTCAAGCAGATTGTTGACCCAAACACCCTTTTCCACTATGACAGCATGTTTGACGCCATGGTGGATGCTACCTATTATTCTATAGaagcttttaatttttctggAATCCCTATTGTTGTGACAGAGACCGGCTGGCCATGGTTTGGGGGAGCAGATGAACCCGATGCCACTGTGGCAAATGCTGAGACCTTTATTAATAATCTGATCAAGCGAGTTCTAAATAATTCAGGTCCCCCAAGTCAGCCAAGGATGCCCATTAACAGTTACATTtatgagttattcaatgaagaTAAGAGGCCTGGGCCAGCATCAGAGGAAACCTGGGGTGTTCTTTTCGCGAATGGTTCTGCTGTTTATCCATTGCAGCTGAGTACTTCTGACCGGATTACGGAAAATTCTTCTGTGGTTTTCTGTGTGGTAAAACCTGGTGCAGATTCTGATAAGTTGCAAGATGGCCTAAACTGGGCTTGTGGGCCTGGTCAAGCTAACTGCACTGCTATTCAATCAGGGCAGACATGCTATTACCCTGATACTATTGAAAATCATGCTTCTTATGCTTACAATGATTATTATCAAAAGATGCGTAGTGTTGGTGGAACATGTGACTTTAGTGGTACAGCTATGACCACCACTAATGATCCAA GTTCTGGATCATGTCACTTTGCAGGAAG TTCTAATTCGAATACAAGTACTGGGGGACTTTCACCACCGGTAGCATTTGGACCGACAAACCCACTTGATGGGAGCTCGAGTTCAATGCACAGTCTCAGGCTTCAACATCTGATTTCTGCCGCATTTTTTGCTCTAGTTTTGCTTTGA
- the LOC122292397 gene encoding serine/arginine-rich SC35-like splicing factor SCL30A, producing MRRRSYTPSPPRGYGGRGRSPSPRGRYGGRGRDAPTSLLVRNLRHDCRPEDLRRPFGQFGHLKDIYLPKDYYTGEPRGFGFVQYVDPADAADAKYHMDGQILLGRELTVVYAEENRKKPADMRVREGGSRARYHDRRRSPPRYSRSPRYSRSPSPRRMRPRSRSHDYSPPPKQRSVSPRDRRPSRERSYTRSPPYNGSRSHSQSPDRGANRSQSQRQNPNHEKFSAQPNGDRSPSQ from the exons ATGAGGAGGAGGAGTTATACCCCATCACCACCTAGGGGTTATGGCGGGAGAGGACGGAGTCCGAGCCCCAGGGGTCGCTATGGCGGTCGTGGTAGGGATGCTCCTACTAGCCTTCTTGTTCGTAACCTTCGCCACGATTGTAG GCCAGAGGACCTTCGGAGACCATTTGGGCAGTTTGGTCATCTTAAGGACATTTACTTGCCGAAGGATTATTATACTGG GGAACCCcgtggttttggttttgtgcAATATGTAGATCCTGCTGATGCTGCTGATGCTAAATATCATATGGATGGTCAGATTCTTCTTGGTCGGGAGTTGACTGTTGTCTATGCTGAGGAGAACAGGAAGAAACCAGCTGATATGAGGgtaagggagggagggag TAGGGCTCGATATCATGATCGAAGACGGTCACCCCCGCGTTATTCTCGCTCACCTAGATACTCTCGATCTCCATCTCCACGCCGTATGAGACCTCGGTCCCGAAGCCATGATTATTCCCCTCCCCCCAAACAAAG ATCTGTTTCACCCCGAGACAGAAGGCCTAGTCGAGAGAGGTCGTATACGCGCTCTCCGCCCTATAATGGCTCAAGGAGCCACAGTCAAAGTCCAGATAGGGGTGCGAACAGGAGCCAGAGCCAAAGGCAAAACCCTAACCATGAAAAATTCTCAGCGCAACCAAATGGAGATAGGTCTCCTAGTCAGTGA
- the LOC122292103 gene encoding transcription initiation factor TFIID subunit 7 isoform X1 has translation MKLCRRCQRRVCCWINKDFVTYNALLGGYGKQGKYGVVRRIFAEMKAEHVYRNLLTYSTLIDVFSKGGLYREAVEVFREFKQAGLKADVVLYTTLIDAPCNMGWWFFRMCCFVCASCFALLNRILTNMEEQFILRVPPSVAERLDRLLSESENASSSEDKSLDLSFSEDGKSGTFVIANDHFPASLLDLPSVVESYKTYDDSVLIKTADIGQMIMVREAGDPAPDMVEYRHGLTPSMRDARKRRFRREPDLNPELVQRVLKDLVKINAGATANNADAEVAEQEEDGEGNVRNVSKKPAPAPAAKTDALEAGTNAGEPDRSDSDESDDSI, from the exons ATGAAATTATGTCGGAGATGCCAGCGAAGAGTATGTTGTTGGATAAATAAGGATTTTGTAACTTATAATGCTCTTCTGGGCGGTTATGGGAAGCAGGGGAAGTATGGTGTAGTCAGAAGAATATTTGCAGAGATGAAAGCAGAACATGTATATCGTAATTTGTTAACGTATTCAACATTGATCGATGTGTTCTCAAAAGGCGGTTTGTACAGGGAGGCAGTGGAGGTCTTTAGAGAGTTTAAGCAGGCAGGGTTGAAAGCTGATGTGGTTCTTTATACTACACTTATTGATGCTCCGTGTAACATGGGCTGGTGGTTCTTCAGGATGTGTTGCTTTGTCTGTGCTTCTTGTTTTGCCTTGCTGAATAGAATCTTGAC TAACATGGAAGAGCAGTTCATACTCAGAGTTCCACCATCTGTTGCAGAGCGATTAGACCGCCTTCTGAGTGAAAGTGAAAATGCATCATCTTCTGAAGACAAATCATTGGATTTGTCCTTTTCTG AGGATGGGAAGAGCGGGACATTCGTCATTGCCAATGATCATTTCCCTGCATCTCTTCTGGATCTTCCTTCTGTTGTGGAATCATATAAAACATATGATGACAGTGTGTTGATCAAGACTGCAGACATTGGTCAG ATGATTATGGTTAGAGAAGCAGGTGATCCTGCTCCAGATATGGTGGAATACAGACATGGTCTCACCCCTTCTATGAGGGATGCTCGAAAGCGGAGATTTCGCAGGGAGCCAGATCTAAAT CCTGAGCTTGTACAGCGAGTCTTGAAAGATCTAGTGAAGATCAACGCTGGTGCAACAGCCAATAATGCTG ATGCTGAAGTTGCTGAacaagaagaagatggagaaggAAATGTTCGTAATGTGAGTAAAAAACCTGCGCCTGCGCCTGCTGCAAAGACTGATGCCCTAGAAGCTGGAACTAATGCTGGGGAGCCTGACAGAAGCGACTCTGATGAATCTGATGACTCAATTTGA
- the LOC122292103 gene encoding transcription initiation factor TFIID subunit 7 isoform X2 produces the protein MEEQFILRVPPSVAERLDRLLSESENASSSEDKSLDLSFSEDGKSGTFVIANDHFPASLLDLPSVVESYKTYDDSVLIKTADIGQMIMVREAGDPAPDMVEYRHGLTPSMRDARKRRFRREPDLNPELVQRVLKDLVKINAGATANNADAEVAEQEEDGEGNVRNVSKKPAPAPAAKTDALEAGTNAGEPDRSDSDESDDSI, from the exons ATGGAAGAGCAGTTCATACTCAGAGTTCCACCATCTGTTGCAGAGCGATTAGACCGCCTTCTGAGTGAAAGTGAAAATGCATCATCTTCTGAAGACAAATCATTGGATTTGTCCTTTTCTG AGGATGGGAAGAGCGGGACATTCGTCATTGCCAATGATCATTTCCCTGCATCTCTTCTGGATCTTCCTTCTGTTGTGGAATCATATAAAACATATGATGACAGTGTGTTGATCAAGACTGCAGACATTGGTCAG ATGATTATGGTTAGAGAAGCAGGTGATCCTGCTCCAGATATGGTGGAATACAGACATGGTCTCACCCCTTCTATGAGGGATGCTCGAAAGCGGAGATTTCGCAGGGAGCCAGATCTAAAT CCTGAGCTTGTACAGCGAGTCTTGAAAGATCTAGTGAAGATCAACGCTGGTGCAACAGCCAATAATGCTG ATGCTGAAGTTGCTGAacaagaagaagatggagaaggAAATGTTCGTAATGTGAGTAAAAAACCTGCGCCTGCGCCTGCTGCAAAGACTGATGCCCTAGAAGCTGGAACTAATGCTGGGGAGCCTGACAGAAGCGACTCTGATGAATCTGATGACTCAATTTGA